In the Rhododendron vialii isolate Sample 1 chromosome 2a, ASM3025357v1 genome, CATGCAAAAAGAGGCCATATTGTGGAGCTAATTTGCTTTTTACTCTGCAAGCCAACCCAAGAAAAACAAACGCTCCTGCTCCCCAAGCACCAAACAAAAGAGTGGGTTCATTGTTTTTCCCTTCTCAAGAACTACAACACTAGAGTGGGATCCAAATCAAAGGATGTTCCCAAAAAAGTACATGTACCATGATTAACTTAAAATTGGTccagaaacaaaatgaaacttCATGGGGACTTTTGGAAGTATACATTTGATGAGCTTTACTATCGTGCCAAGTGCTTTCAGAGCCCCAAGGGTCGCCACAATACATACATGAGTTGTACCACTGTGATATGCCCAAAAGCCGAAGCATACATACAACATGGGCAACACTAGAAAAACTATACAACTTGGTAAGTGCGTGCATTGTTGAAATCATACTGAAAGACAATAGCACAACTACAAAACAAGGTTTGTGAAACGTATATGGTAGTGCCTAGCCCCCAAAGCACCAGCCTCATTAGGCAAATGGAGTTCTAGACAACATTGTATCCACGGTGGATTCCTGGTAGAATCGTCATTTCCAGGCACCCCAAGCAATTTATTCATCTTGGCAGCAAGTACACTAGCAGATGGGTAACCTCCAAAAAACAGTTCCTCGAATTGTTGTATAGAGCAAGAAAAAGTAAGTGTAaacaatatataatatataaagcAAAAGGGATCTTAAGTTAAACCAAATTTCAGCATCAGGAGTATATAAAGCTGCATTACCGCGTCTTCACCACACAGTAGAGCATGTATTCTAGCAGTTGGATCCTCCAATGTAACTCTTATCCTAGATAGTCCAGCAGGCGACCAGAAGTCCTTGACTTGTGAGGGGCATATTGCCACTACACGAACAATACATTTGAATCTCCCCTTATCCTGTAAGATCAGAAATTGGAACTCCAAGTAAGTTAAAAGAAGCAATTTCTAATCATCTAGCTAAAAAAGTACCCTGTTAAGAACATATCCCTTTGATGATTCGCATTCAAGTACCAAGAAATTGAGTTGCATATTCTCTAAGTTAATGAACTATTTGTTTGCCCTTTTCTCGTTTTGCAAAGCAATTTAGAATCggcaaaaatcaaatttagaaCTAAGATAGGACAAAGGTCTTGATTGAGAAGCACAAGTCACCTTCGAGAAAGTAAGAAGATCCATCAAAGTGGCAAATTTAGTGGACTCGTAATCTGTCAGTGTCAAAACTGGTGAAtagaaaaaatagagatgagTAAACAAGACGAGCAAATTTAGTGGACTCGTAATGTGTCAACTTTGAGAAACTATTGATTCACATCCTCAGGTATCCAAGGATGCAGAAAAAAGAAATGTATAACATAGATTGTATCAGGAGAAAAACTAATACGATACCAGTTATAAAATTAGAAACATGATAGCTAGACATGGGCACACGACCAGACCGCGACAGCCTCTCCGTTAGATTCCTATTCcacaaaaacataaacaaaaattaaatttcagcCATTCTAAACCGTATGATTAGAAAAATGCAACAAGGTCATACAATtatatcctctcttttttcaacGTCTATGGACATAAACAAGTTTTGAACTATATCCCACTACCTTTTACATTCTGCGACGCTGTTGTCATTCTCAGATAGAAGTCGAACCTTACTTGCACAAGTTAGGAAACCCTTCCATAGCCCTGAGTCTACTTCAAATAAGACATTGCGAATTCGGACCCATTGGCCAATGCTATGGAAATGGTAGCCAAGTTTCCCAAAAGCTTGGTCAGCAATAACTCTCAACACAGTTCCAACACAAGGAAAATTAGATATAACATTTGTAGGCAAAGGCACCGATTCAATTTGAAGTCGAGTTGAGCTATGTTCTTCCAATCTGATCACACAAATTGAAATAACATATTGGTTTAAAATCTCTCAATAAAGAAAACattaaaaattccaaaatgttGATTAATGTCTCATAACTATCAAACAAACTTACTTTCACTTGTGAAACGGGTTGGCTAGTAGTTAGTTCTTATTATtgctattcatttttttgttgtaaggGTAGTGTAGTCTTTTAAACGCATTAGGGTTTGCCTAAGCTTAATAAGGTTAGCCTATATAAACATACTTATCTTTGTATTATAATGATTGCTATTATCAACTGCATTTCGCAAGCACTGGCTTAAAGTAACATTCCCTCAgataaaaaaagtacaataccacAACAACTATAAACTAAGCCGTGTGGATACAGGCAAGGGATACGGACAAGCTGAGAAGGATattcacaaaacaaataaaaactcaTAGCTTGAAACAAAAGGGAAGCAGTTATTGAATTGCTTGATAAACACTATTGGGCCCAATTCCTACCGCTGCTTTTGGGACAATGGGTAACTTAACATAGTATTAAAAGCGCTGATAGGAGTGTTATTAATAACAATATAGTTTAAGAAATATTCATCTTTTTGCTTAGTTGTAACATATATATCGTAATTAAGTAATTTCATATGTAACATTAGactctcattttctctttccTAGTAGCTTTTCTTCCATTCCTTTGGATCCATCCATACTGGGATCGAGATTTTGTTGCGATGGGAGCGGGAGCCGGGAGCAAGAAGCAAGGCCCCCATGTGAGGATCCAGCAACTAAGATCCTTTTGCAACCCTGGTAGAAATGTAGTAGATTCATTTCCTATACTATAAGACAATGTAATGAATAAATAAGCTATCAGTCTGCAACAAATTAGTCCCCCAAAAATGAGTGCCTTGATTTGCATTACTGATTGTACAAAAGTGAATGTTCACAATGAAAAACTCAAGgcaactattctttcttttcgtaccCTACAAATTGTTTCTCAACTTTGTTAAGAGCAAGTTTCAAAAACGCCGCCCAAAAAATGAAGGTTGCTTgcattttctttgctttttcaaATGGTGTTCTCTTTTAAATATCAAACTCGGCATGAAAGATAGAATCAGAACCTCATAAAAGCAGGTTCCATCTTctaaggaaaaaagaagggtGAAGTAACTTCATATCAAATTCTCCAATCGGTATGAGAAACATTTCAAGGGGAAAGAAAATCTAATGAGATAAAGAATGACAAAGTAAtgaaaacaacataaaaaataTCATAGTTTCCTAACACTAACCATTTACAAATCACACAACGAAAAAATAGATTGTGTTGCTTATCTGATAGTAATATTTAACAGTTGGAAGTGATGAAGATAGGCCCTATGCTAAGATTCATGGTACCTCAATAAAGAGCTGAAACAAGGCTGCACATAAAGAGAAACTTACTTGGTATTAAAGCTTAGAGGAGGAACATCAGTTCCATCCCAGATAAAGAGCATCCACTCATTGCTAGATACTTCACAGACACCCAGAACCTACTAAAGATAACTATTCAAACATCAtaatcaatggtccaaataaattaaattttagaaataggGCAAACTAAAACACTTGTCAGGCAAAGCTTATAAGGCTTACAAATTGTGGAACACCATGGTAGCATGATTACCTTGCATACGAGATCAACATATTCCCTTTCCTTTATGTCGTTCAATGACACTACATACGGGCTAATACCTGCAAAGCACACATTATGAGAAAAGTATTGAGTTAATATTTAAAAAAGCAGTTACTAAGTTCTACCAccttctcttcaaaaaaaaaaagagtaagtaGTCATACAAGTCAAAATTGTTTCACATGTTATCATCTACCAAAGTGGTTTGCCCAACCTAAAAGAGgttcaaaaaagcaaaaaagaaatcaattttttttacaaatataaGTCTAGTTATTACAATCATCGTAAAAGATAACCAAGGGAAAATTCAAAAAGACGAAACATGGCAATTACTCAGGCTTAACGACATTCACAATATCAAGAGATTTCACCGGGATCAAGCTGAAAAGTGAGGCACCAATTCCTCAGGCATGTAATGAACGGCTTGTCAGAATCTAGGAGGCAGAATGCTGGAGAAGTTTGATAAGGACTGAAAACAGAACTACACTTCCCATCAAACAGAGCAAAGGATGAGAAGCTCTTATTAAAAACAGCATATACGTCTTGTTTGTGTCTTTCAATCTGCAAGCACCAGTTCTTACATCAGCCATATACTAGTAGATAGATTCATGCCCAAGTAATGACGAcctcattttgggttttgagggaggtttttaagaggaatgagtggagagagatagatagagaaaatttattggggaccgtGCACAGGGTTTTGAGACCTCTAAACGAACAAGCCCGTCGACATGTTACAAAGcaggaaaaaataattaaacaaattcATTTGTAACTTGGCATTCAACTGCATAGGCAATAAGCTAAGACAAACCATCACCAGTTTCGAAGCATAACTATCCCCCGGTAGAGGTTATTGTGAGTAAAATtaaattaggccccgttccgctaaagttcttattttttaagtacttattttccgctttacgagacaggtcattctctcacaatacatcacctttaattcaaaaagaaGTATTTCCCTTAGGGGAACGGGACCTAAGGTCCTGCTAGCCATTTATTTAGGT is a window encoding:
- the LOC131316513 gene encoding protection of telomeres protein 1b-like isoform X2 is translated as MSDRRCMMPLRDVKDHPKRKVNLIGIVVEFSIPRMSEGTDYCTILKVIDRSQQSPELSVNVFIDDVHQLPHIRSRRDIILLSCVRIERHKQDVYAVFNKSFSSFALFDGKCSSVFSPYQTSPAFCLLDSDKPFITCLRNWCLTFQLDPGISPYVVSLNDIKEREYVDLVCKVLGVCEVSSNEWMLFIWDGTDVPPLSFNTKLEEHSSTRLQIESVPLPTNVISNFPCVGTVLRVIADQAFGKLGYHFHSIGQWVRIRNVLFEVDSGLWKGFLTCASKVRLLSENDNSVAECKRNLTERLSRSGRVPMSSYHVSNFITVLTLTDYESTKFATLMDLLTFSKDKGRFKCIVRVVAICPSQVKDFWSPAGLSRIRVTLEDPTARIHALLCGEDAELFFGGYPSASVLAAKMNKLLGVPGNDDSTRNPPWIQCCLELHLPNEAGALGARHYHIRFTNLVL
- the LOC131316513 gene encoding protection of telomeres protein 1b-like isoform X1 yields the protein MSDRRCMMPLRDVKDHPKRKVNLIGIVVEFSIPRMSEGTVFADYCTILKVIDRSQQSPELSVNVFIDDVHQLPHIRSRRDIILLSCVRIERHKQDVYAVFNKSFSSFALFDGKCSSVFSPYQTSPAFCLLDSDKPFITCLRNWCLTFQLDPGISPYVVSLNDIKEREYVDLVCKVLGVCEVSSNEWMLFIWDGTDVPPLSFNTKLEEHSSTRLQIESVPLPTNVISNFPCVGTVLRVIADQAFGKLGYHFHSIGQWVRIRNVLFEVDSGLWKGFLTCASKVRLLSENDNSVAECKRNLTERLSRSGRVPMSSYHVSNFITVLTLTDYESTKFATLMDLLTFSKDKGRFKCIVRVVAICPSQVKDFWSPAGLSRIRVTLEDPTARIHALLCGEDAELFFGGYPSASVLAAKMNKLLGVPGNDDSTRNPPWIQCCLELHLPNEAGALGARHYHIRFTNLVL
- the LOC131316513 gene encoding protection of telomeres protein 1b-like isoform X3; protein product: MSDRRCMMPLRDVKDHPKRKVNLIGIVVEFSIPRMSEGTVFADYCTILKVIDRSQQSPELSVNVFIDDVHQLPHIRSRRDIILLSCVRIERHKQDVYAVFNKSFSSFALFDGKCSSVFSPYQTSPAFCLLDSDKPFITCLRNWCLTFQLDPGISPYVVSLNDIKEREYVDLVCKVLGVCEVSSNEWMLFIWDGTDVPPLSFNTKLEEHSSTRLQIESVPLPTNVISNFPCVGTVLRVIADQAFGKLGYHFHSIGQWVRIRNVLFEVDSGLWKGFLTCASKVRLLSENDNSVAECKRNLTERLSRSGRVPMSSYHVSNFITDYESTKFATLMDLLTFSKDKGRFKCIVRVVAICPSQVKDFWSPAGLSRIRVTLEDPTARIHALLCGEDAELFFGGYPSASVLAAKMNKLLGVPGNDDSTRNPPWIQCCLELHLPNEAGALGARHYHIRFTNLVL